One Hyphomicrobium sp. CS1GBMeth3 DNA window includes the following coding sequences:
- a CDS encoding tetratricopeptide repeat protein has translation MTRYPLSRRAGALTLIALTTVLLLPADVRSQTPPEAAPPAPKAVPRPEGRPAEKAPPEQPPVVQSPEQHAKLLDELYTRLATAPDETTANQIANAIEQLWQHSGSATADLLVARAVAAAEAENRALAMKLLNAAVELQPDFTEAWSRRAYLYYMDNDYKRALGDLRRVLALDPRHFKALEGLGNLLQQLGEKKAALEAYEAVLKVHPHLPDARKARDDLNVEIDGQGI, from the coding sequence ATGACAAGATACCCGCTCTCGCGCCGTGCTGGCGCCCTTACGCTGATAGCGCTGACCACGGTGCTGCTGTTGCCCGCCGATGTTCGCAGCCAGACGCCACCTGAGGCCGCGCCTCCGGCACCGAAAGCCGTGCCACGTCCCGAAGGCCGCCCGGCGGAGAAGGCTCCCCCCGAGCAGCCGCCGGTTGTCCAGTCGCCTGAGCAGCACGCAAAGCTTCTCGACGAGCTTTATACACGCCTCGCGACCGCGCCCGACGAAACGACGGCCAATCAGATCGCGAACGCCATCGAGCAACTCTGGCAGCACTCCGGCAGCGCAACGGCGGATCTTCTCGTCGCCCGCGCCGTGGCGGCGGCGGAAGCCGAGAACCGCGCTCTGGCAATGAAGCTCCTCAACGCAGCGGTCGAGCTGCAACCCGACTTCACCGAAGCCTGGAGCCGTCGCGCGTATCTTTACTACATGGACAACGACTACAAGCGCGCGCTCGGTGACCTGCGTCGCGTGCTTGCGCTCGACCCGCGCCATTTCAAGGCGCTCGAAGGTCTCGGCAACCTTCTCCAGCAGCTCGGTGAGAAGAAAGCCGCGCTCGAAGCCTACGAGGCGGTACTCAAGGTGCACCCGCATTTGCCGGATGCCCGCAAGGCGCGCGACGATCTCAACGTTGAGATCGACGGCCAGGGGATTTAA
- a CDS encoding N-formylglutamate amidohydrolase → MTAQKFKLNAELKPPFTILAPRVQQAPFVLCSPHSGRVYPRAFLEQSRLDPMTLRKSEDCFVDDLFRGAAELGVPMIAARFPRAYLDVNREPYELDPELFADPLPDYANSQSVRVIGGLGTVARIVADGEEIYRERLCVEEALARIEQLYFPFHEALQSLIAETKARFGYAILIDCHSMPSAQMAQSSGPRPDFVLGDRFGAACDPELTRFLRDTLAAEGYDVQLNRPYAGGYITEHYGRPYRGVQALQIEINRALYLDEQRFTPSPGFERLKTDITRIVNMMLSTVPGLLAKRDAAE, encoded by the coding sequence ATGACAGCGCAGAAATTCAAGCTCAACGCCGAGCTCAAGCCGCCGTTCACCATTCTCGCGCCGCGCGTGCAGCAAGCGCCCTTCGTGTTGTGCTCACCGCATTCGGGCCGCGTCTATCCGCGCGCGTTTCTCGAGCAGTCGCGCCTCGATCCGATGACGTTGCGCAAGAGCGAGGACTGCTTCGTCGACGATCTGTTTCGCGGGGCCGCAGAGCTTGGCGTTCCGATGATCGCGGCGCGCTTCCCGCGCGCCTACCTTGACGTCAACCGCGAGCCTTACGAGCTTGACCCCGAGCTCTTCGCCGACCCGTTGCCCGATTATGCCAACAGCCAATCCGTGCGCGTGATCGGCGGGCTTGGTACCGTCGCGCGCATCGTTGCCGATGGCGAAGAGATCTATCGCGAGCGGCTCTGCGTCGAGGAAGCGCTGGCGCGTATCGAGCAGCTCTATTTTCCATTCCACGAGGCACTGCAGTCGCTGATCGCCGAGACCAAGGCGCGCTTCGGCTATGCCATCCTGATCGACTGCCATTCGATGCCGTCTGCGCAAATGGCGCAAAGCAGCGGACCGCGTCCCGACTTCGTGCTTGGCGACCGCTTCGGCGCGGCGTGCGACCCCGAGCTCACACGATTCCTCAGGGACACGCTCGCCGCCGAAGGCTACGACGTGCAGCTCAACAGGCCCTATGCCGGCGGCTACATCACCGAGCATTACGGCCGGCCTTACCGCGGCGTACAGGCGCTGCAGATCGAGATCAACCGCGCGCTCTATCTCGACGAGCAGCGCTTCACTCCGTCGCCCGGTTTCGAACGGCTCAAGACCGACATCACCCGCATCGTCAATATGATGCTTTCGACGGTGCCGGGACTGCTCGCGAAGCGTGACGCCGCGGAATAA
- a CDS encoding type II toxin-antitoxin system death-on-curing family toxin, whose translation MSEPVWLFPELVIAFHDEQLREFGGPPGVRDAGMLESALDRPRNKWTYGETDLAALAAAYAFSVAKNHPFVDGNKRATLLSAITFLGLNGIDFVADNAEAVVIIQGLAAGEIDENGLARWMRDNWPGGASEAKR comes from the coding sequence GTGAGCGAGCCTGTTTGGCTCTTTCCCGAGCTAGTTATCGCCTTCCACGACGAGCAACTGCGCGAGTTCGGCGGGCCTCCCGGCGTCCGCGATGCCGGTATGTTGGAATCGGCGCTCGACCGTCCCAGAAACAAATGGACGTACGGGGAGACGGATCTCGCCGCGCTCGCGGCTGCCTATGCGTTCAGTGTCGCTAAGAACCATCCGTTCGTCGACGGCAACAAGCGCGCGACCCTTCTGTCGGCCATCACTTTCCTTGGGCTCAACGGCATCGACTTCGTAGCGGATAACGCCGAGGCGGTCGTGATCATACAGGGTCTCGCGGCAGGCGAGATCGACGAGAATGGGCTCGCGCGCTGGATGCGCGACAACTGGCCGGGCGGCGCCTCAGAGGCCAAGCGCTAG
- a CDS encoding AbrB/MazE/SpoVT family DNA-binding domain-containing protein — MKLEIKKIGNSTGLILPKELLARLGLSQGDEVLVTETPDGIKISRYVPDLEHGLEIARKAMKTYRAALTELAK, encoded by the coding sequence ATGAAGCTCGAAATCAAGAAAATCGGCAATTCGACGGGGCTGATCCTGCCGAAGGAGCTGCTGGCGCGCCTTGGCCTGTCCCAGGGCGATGAAGTGCTGGTCACTGAAACGCCCGACGGGATCAAGATCTCCCGTTATGTTCCGGACCTTGAGCACGGGTTGGAAATCGCCCGCAAGGCAATGAAGACCTACCGGGCGGCGCTCACCGAGCTTGCCAAGTGA
- a CDS encoding potassium transporter Kup has product MASAKTGEAGSETEEGSLDKRFWFLLVGSIGVVFGDIGTSPLYAFREAVRAASGGSPANTEAVFGVLSLIFWALILIVTLKYVIVLLRADNKGEGGTFALMALGQSVAKRSSPLLLGLGIAGASFFYGDAVITPAISVLSAVEGLSLASPMLEPWIVPIALIIIITLFSVQSHGTERVAQFFGPITVIWFIAMAVGGLLHIFDNPAVFAALNPWYGIKFMATHGLLGLTVLGLVFLAVTGAEALYTDLGHFGRKPIQAGWLGFVFPALMLNYLGQGALVLNDAAALENPFYLLYPEWALVPMVVLATAATVVASQAVITGAFSLARQAVQLGLLPRFAIRHTSEAMAGQIYLPRVNWLLMIATVFAVITFKSSSNLAGAYGVSVTAALIIDSLMAFFVIWKYWRWPLWKVAALLAPLLFIEQTFFTANIMKLFEGAWFPLLIAAVLSTVMLTWVKGTGILTKLTRRNEADLDWLVRKLESKPPTRVPGTAIFLSADVNYAPTALMHNLKHNRVLHERNLILSIRTQETPRVPRHERVEIDRSNETFVRIIASYGFMETPSIPKILDSCRRKDLNIDIGSTSFFLSRRSLRPTTRSEMPRWQERLFIWLARTAEDATTYFKIPTDRVVEVGTQVAV; this is encoded by the coding sequence GTGGCAAGCGCTAAGACTGGGGAAGCGGGCAGCGAAACTGAAGAGGGCTCGCTCGACAAACGGTTCTGGTTTCTCCTTGTTGGCTCAATCGGTGTCGTCTTCGGCGACATCGGCACGAGCCCGCTCTATGCCTTCCGTGAGGCGGTGCGCGCCGCGAGCGGCGGCAGCCCGGCTAATACCGAAGCCGTATTTGGCGTGCTGTCGCTCATCTTCTGGGCGCTCATCCTGATCGTAACGCTGAAGTACGTGATCGTGCTCTTGCGCGCGGACAACAAGGGTGAAGGTGGCACGTTCGCGCTGATGGCGCTTGGCCAGTCCGTCGCCAAGCGAAGCTCGCCGCTGTTGCTCGGGCTCGGCATCGCCGGCGCCTCGTTTTTCTATGGCGACGCGGTCATCACACCGGCGATCTCGGTGCTCTCTGCGGTTGAAGGACTGTCGCTCGCCTCGCCGATGCTTGAGCCCTGGATCGTGCCGATCGCACTTATCATCATCATCACGCTGTTTTCCGTGCAGTCCCACGGCACGGAACGCGTCGCGCAGTTCTTCGGCCCCATAACCGTCATCTGGTTTATCGCGATGGCGGTCGGCGGCCTTCTGCATATCTTCGACAATCCGGCCGTCTTCGCCGCACTCAATCCGTGGTACGGCATCAAGTTCATGGCGACGCACGGCCTTCTTGGACTCACTGTGCTCGGCCTTGTTTTCCTCGCCGTGACCGGTGCGGAAGCGCTCTACACTGACCTCGGCCATTTCGGCCGCAAGCCCATTCAGGCCGGTTGGCTCGGGTTTGTGTTTCCGGCCTTGATGCTCAACTACCTCGGCCAGGGGGCTCTCGTGCTCAACGATGCCGCCGCCCTCGAAAACCCCTTCTACCTGCTCTATCCCGAGTGGGCTCTGGTACCGATGGTGGTCCTTGCGACAGCCGCCACCGTGGTGGCAAGCCAAGCCGTCATTACCGGCGCCTTCTCATTGGCGCGACAGGCCGTCCAGCTCGGCCTTCTACCGCGCTTCGCCATCCGGCATACGTCCGAGGCCATGGCGGGGCAGATCTATCTGCCACGCGTCAACTGGCTTCTGATGATCGCCACGGTGTTCGCCGTCATCACGTTCAAGAGCTCGTCGAACCTTGCTGGCGCTTATGGTGTCTCCGTCACAGCCGCCCTCATCATCGACAGCCTGATGGCCTTCTTCGTGATCTGGAAATACTGGCGCTGGCCACTCTGGAAGGTCGCGGCGTTGCTGGCACCCCTGCTCTTTATCGAGCAGACGTTCTTCACGGCCAACATCATGAAGCTGTTCGAAGGCGCATGGTTCCCGCTCCTCATCGCAGCCGTGCTCAGCACTGTGATGCTCACGTGGGTCAAGGGTACCGGAATCCTGACCAAGCTCACGCGACGCAACGAGGCGGATCTCGACTGGCTGGTGCGCAAGCTCGAATCGAAGCCACCGACGCGTGTGCCGGGGACTGCCATCTTCCTTTCGGCTGACGTCAACTACGCGCCGACGGCGCTCATGCATAATCTCAAGCACAACCGTGTTCTGCATGAGCGAAACCTCATCCTCTCGATCCGCACCCAGGAGACACCGCGCGTACCGCGCCACGAGCGGGTCGAGATCGATCGATCGAACGAGACCTTCGTCCGCATCATCGCGTCCTATGGATTCATGGAGACGCCGAGCATTCCGAAAATCCTCGACAGCTGCCGGCGCAAGGATCTCAACATCGACATCGGCTCGACGTCGTTCTTCCTGTCGCGCCGCTCGTTGCGGCCGACGACGCGCTCCGAGATGCCGCGCTGGCAGGAGCGGCTCTTCATCTGGCTGGCACGGACCGCGGAGGATGCCACAACCTACTTCAAGATCCCGACGGACCGCGTGGTCGAGGTCGGCACGCAGGTCGCGGTCTGA
- the ykgO gene encoding type B 50S ribosomal protein L36 → MKVRNSLKSLRGRHRDNRLVRRKGRVYVINKTQRRFKARQG, encoded by the coding sequence ATGAAAGTAAGAAATTCGCTGAAGTCCCTGCGCGGTCGCCATCGCGACAATCGCCTCGTCCGCCGCAAGGGCCGCGTGTACGTGATCAACAAGACCCAGCGTCGCTTCAAGGCGCGCCAGGGCTGA
- a CDS encoding response regulator — MCRILLAEDDDSMRGFLERALDKAGYEVTAFANGEEAYERLQQEPFTLLLTDIVMPRMDGIELARRAAEIDPELKIMFITGFAAVILNNETTAPKDARVLSKPFHLKDLVREVQRLLAA, encoded by the coding sequence ATGTGCCGAATTCTGCTGGCCGAGGACGACGACTCGATGCGGGGGTTTCTCGAGCGCGCGTTGGACAAGGCTGGCTACGAGGTGACGGCCTTCGCCAACGGCGAGGAAGCCTATGAGCGTCTGCAACAGGAGCCGTTCACGCTGCTTCTTACCGATATCGTGATGCCGCGCATGGACGGCATCGAGCTGGCGCGGCGCGCCGCCGAGATCGATCCTGAGCTCAAGATTATGTTCATCACCGGCTTCGCCGCAGTCATCCTGAACAACGAGACGACCGCGCCGAAGGATGCGCGTGTGCTTTCAAAGCCCTTCCATCTCAAGGATCTGGTGCGGGAGGTTCAGCGGCTGCTGGCGGCCTGA
- a CDS encoding homocysteine S-methyltransferase family protein, whose product MTKYRHQLPQLSGGIFLSDGGLETTLIYHEGIELPHFAAFDLLRTQEGRETLRRYYVPYIETARRNGFGFVLDSPTWRANPDWGRKLGYSAAALAAGNREAISLMAELRAAHETRDFPMVVSGAIGPRGDGYIAGQVMDAADAEAYHREQIRVFAESGADMVSAYTLTNVNEAVGIARAARSLSIPVAISFTLETDGMLPTGETLAHAIEAVDAATNGGPTYYMINCAHPTHFENSLAQGGSWISRLKGLRANASRRSHAELDAATELDAGNPDELGRQYRALRQRFPHLSVLGGCCGTDHRHVACIGASCKKAA is encoded by the coding sequence ATGACGAAATACCGGCACCAGCTGCCCCAGCTCAGCGGCGGCATCTTTCTCAGCGACGGGGGGCTCGAGACAACGCTGATCTATCACGAAGGTATCGAACTGCCCCATTTCGCCGCGTTCGATCTGCTACGGACCCAGGAGGGACGGGAGACGCTACGACGGTACTACGTGCCGTACATCGAAACGGCGCGCCGCAATGGCTTCGGCTTCGTGCTCGACTCGCCGACTTGGCGTGCAAATCCGGACTGGGGCCGCAAGCTCGGATACTCAGCCGCGGCGCTCGCCGCCGGCAATCGCGAGGCCATCTCCCTGATGGCCGAGCTCAGGGCGGCCCATGAAACGCGCGACTTTCCCATGGTCGTCAGCGGTGCCATCGGACCGCGCGGCGACGGCTATATCGCCGGACAGGTCATGGACGCTGCCGACGCCGAGGCCTACCATCGCGAGCAGATCCGTGTGTTCGCCGAAAGCGGCGCGGACATGGTCTCGGCTTATACGCTTACCAACGTCAACGAAGCCGTGGGTATCGCGCGGGCGGCTCGATCTCTCAGCATACCCGTGGCGATCTCGTTTACGCTTGAGACAGACGGGATGCTGCCGACTGGAGAAACCCTCGCTCATGCGATCGAGGCTGTCGATGCGGCAACCAACGGCGGACCGACGTACTACATGATCAATTGCGCGCACCCGACACACTTCGAGAACTCGCTGGCGCAGGGTGGATCGTGGATCTCGCGTCTCAAGGGTCTGCGCGCGAACGCGTCCCGGCGCAGTCATGCCGAACTCGACGCGGCAACCGAACTCGACGCTGGCAATCCTGACGAGCTTGGCAGGCAGTACCGCGCGCTGCGCCAACGCTTCCCGCACCTCAGCGTTCTCGGAGGCTGCTGCGGAACCGATCACCGCCACGTGGCTTGTATCGGCGCGTCCTGCAAAAAAGCAGCCTAG
- a CDS encoding TetR/AcrR family transcriptional regulator, which translates to MLTEAPKKGGDTRERLLQLAEAAVLEKGFGATSIEELIAAAGITKSGFFYHFKDKTELARVLLERYIAHEEAIFDELFARADELNEDPLHGFLVALRMLAEMMGDLPNGHPGCLVAAYCYQDRMFDQHVRTLNAEAVLNWRRRFRERLDRIAARYPPRITVDLDDLADMLSAVADGGIILVKVLKDKDALPRQVMLYREFVRAVFLGAGPGP; encoded by the coding sequence ATGCTGACCGAAGCACCGAAGAAGGGAGGGGATACGCGTGAGCGACTGCTTCAGCTCGCGGAGGCCGCGGTGCTGGAAAAGGGCTTTGGGGCCACCTCGATCGAAGAGCTGATCGCCGCGGCGGGCATCACCAAAAGCGGCTTCTTCTATCACTTCAAGGACAAGACCGAACTCGCGCGCGTCCTGCTTGAGCGCTACATCGCCCACGAGGAGGCGATTTTCGACGAGCTGTTCGCGCGCGCTGACGAGCTGAACGAGGATCCACTGCACGGCTTCCTCGTCGCGCTGCGCATGCTGGCCGAGATGATGGGCGATCTCCCCAATGGCCACCCCGGCTGCCTGGTCGCGGCATACTGTTATCAAGATCGTATGTTCGACCAGCACGTCCGCACACTGAACGCCGAGGCCGTGCTAAACTGGCGTCGGCGGTTCCGCGAACGGCTGGACCGCATTGCTGCCCGCTATCCGCCCCGCATCACCGTCGACCTCGACGATCTCGCGGACATGCTGTCCGCCGTTGCCGACGGCGGCATCATCCTTGTGAAGGTGTTGAAGGATAAGGACGCGCTACCGCGCCAGGTGATGCTGTACCGGGAGTTCGTTCGCGCGGTGTTTCTCGGCGCAGGCCCCGGTCCGTGA
- a CDS encoding M3 family oligoendopeptidase, translating to MTPISRAPLVSDLAIAKAPSGQGTEARDLGPVPEWDLSDLYKGLDDPAVATDLDRAAAEAKRIKETYQGKLAGLTTDGAELAGAIAAYEQLSDLMGKLGSYAGLLYAANQADPARAKFYGDISEKLTAISTDLIFFELELNQIDEAALEAAVGVPALARYKPWLEDLRKEKPYQLDEKIEQLFTEKGQTGRGAFNRLFSETMTGLRFEVTGEPAPLALEATLNLLSDPAEPRRHAAADALSKVFKDNIRLFTLITNTLAKDKEISDRWRGFKDVADSRHLANRVEAPVVDALVASVREAYPKLSHRYYAMKARWLGMETLSHWDRNAPLPDKPEQIFTWAEAESIVLDAYGAFAPDMASVAKEFFDKRWIDAPLREGKTQGAFSAATVPSVHPYVLMNYQGKPRDVMTLAHELGHGVHQMLARDQGPLLAPTPLTLAETASVFGEMLTFRALLANTKSPREKKAMIAGKVEDMLNTVVRQIAFYQFERRVHEARRKGELTSDQINGFWLEVQGESLGPAIALKPGYEVYWAYIPHFINSPFYVYAYAFGDCLVNSLYGLYQEAHPGFVTKYFDLLKAGGSKHHSELLRPFGLDATDPAFWSKGLKVIEGMIDELEAMDRAVA from the coding sequence ATGACGCCGATCTCGCGCGCGCCCCTCGTTTCGGACCTCGCCATTGCGAAAGCCCCGAGCGGACAGGGAACAGAAGCGCGGGATTTGGGCCCGGTTCCGGAGTGGGATCTTTCGGACCTCTACAAGGGCCTCGACGATCCTGCCGTCGCCACGGATCTCGACCGCGCGGCCGCGGAGGCAAAGCGCATCAAGGAGACCTACCAGGGCAAGCTTGCCGGGCTCACGACGGACGGCGCTGAACTCGCGGGAGCGATCGCGGCCTATGAGCAACTGTCGGATCTGATGGGCAAGCTCGGCTCCTACGCGGGCCTTCTCTATGCGGCGAACCAGGCCGATCCGGCGCGCGCCAAGTTCTACGGCGACATCTCCGAGAAGCTGACCGCCATCTCGACCGACCTCATTTTCTTTGAGCTGGAGCTGAACCAGATCGACGAGGCGGCGCTCGAAGCGGCCGTGGGCGTGCCGGCGCTGGCTCGTTACAAGCCGTGGCTCGAGGACCTGCGCAAGGAGAAGCCCTATCAGCTCGATGAGAAGATCGAGCAGCTCTTCACGGAGAAAGGTCAAACTGGACGCGGCGCCTTCAACCGTTTGTTCAGCGAGACGATGACGGGTTTGCGTTTCGAGGTGACCGGCGAGCCCGCGCCGCTGGCGCTCGAAGCAACGCTGAACCTGCTGTCGGATCCCGCGGAGCCGCGCCGACACGCGGCGGCCGATGCGCTGTCCAAGGTGTTCAAGGACAACATCCGCCTCTTCACGCTGATCACCAATACGCTGGCCAAGGACAAGGAAATCTCCGACCGCTGGCGCGGCTTCAAGGATGTCGCGGACAGCCGCCACCTCGCCAACCGTGTGGAGGCGCCGGTGGTCGACGCGCTCGTCGCCAGCGTGCGCGAAGCCTATCCGAAGCTGTCGCACCGCTATTACGCCATGAAGGCGCGCTGGCTCGGCATGGAGACGCTCTCTCACTGGGACCGCAACGCGCCGCTGCCCGACAAGCCGGAGCAGATCTTCACCTGGGCCGAGGCCGAGAGCATCGTGCTCGACGCCTACGGCGCGTTCGCGCCCGACATGGCCAGCGTTGCCAAGGAGTTTTTCGACAAGCGCTGGATCGATGCGCCTTTACGCGAGGGCAAGACGCAGGGCGCCTTCTCTGCCGCCACCGTACCTTCGGTACACCCCTATGTGCTGATGAACTATCAGGGCAAGCCGCGCGACGTGATGACTCTCGCGCACGAGCTTGGCCACGGCGTGCACCAGATGCTGGCACGCGATCAGGGACCGCTGCTGGCGCCGACGCCGCTTACGCTCGCCGAGACGGCGTCCGTGTTCGGCGAGATGCTGACCTTCCGCGCGCTGCTCGCGAACACCAAGAGCCCGCGCGAGAAGAAGGCGATGATCGCCGGCAAGGTCGAGGACATGCTGAACACGGTCGTACGTCAGATCGCGTTCTACCAGTTCGAGCGCAGGGTGCACGAGGCGCGCCGCAAGGGCGAGCTGACCAGTGACCAGATCAACGGCTTCTGGCTCGAGGTACAGGGCGAGAGCCTGGGCCCGGCAATCGCGCTCAAGCCCGGTTACGAGGTGTACTGGGCGTATATCCCGCACTTCATCAACTCGCCGTTCTACGTCTACGCGTACGCGTTCGGCGATTGCCTCGTGAACTCGCTCTACGGGCTCTACCAGGAGGCTCACCCGGGCTTCGTGACGAAGTACTTCGACCTCCTCAAAGCTGGCGGCTCGAAGCACCACTCCGAGTTGCTGCGCCCATTCGGGCTCGACGCTACCGACCCGGCGTTCTGGAGCAAGGGGCTCAAGGTCATCGAGGGCATGATCGACGAGTTGGAGGCCATGGACCGCGCCGTGGCTTAG